The following are encoded together in the Carassius auratus strain Wakin chromosome 34, ASM336829v1, whole genome shotgun sequence genome:
- the LOC113053127 gene encoding ATP synthase subunit O, mitochondrial-like → MSALGVGLQVRQFSTSVIRPVAKLVKPPIQVYGVEGRYATALFSAASKQKSLDKVEQELGRVFSLIKDPKLSSIVMNPHVKRSVKQKTFTDTLTNAKLSPITINFINVLAENGRLTLTPDVITAFGKMMSAHRGEVTCSVTTAHPLDEANLAELKMALNGFLAKGESIKLETKSDPSILGGMIVSIGDKYVDMSTKTKVQKLTKLIRET, encoded by the exons ATGTCAGCGCTTGGAGTGGGGCTGCAG GTGCGTCAGTTTAGCACCTCTGTGATCCGACCAGTAGCAAAACTTGTCAAG CCCCCTATCCAGGTCTATGGGGTGGAGGGACGTTATGCTACTGCCCTGTTCTCTGCTGCCAGCAAGCAGAAGAGCCTTGATAAGGTTGAACAGGAACTTGGTCGTGTATTT AGCCTGATTAAGGATCCAAAGCTGTCAAGTATCGTGATGAACCCCCATGTCAAGCGCAGTGTCAAACAGAAGACTTTCACTGATACTTTGACCAATGCTAAACTCTCCCCCATCACCATCAACTTCATCA ATGTCCTAGCAGAAAATGGCCGCTTGACCTTGACCCCTGATGTCATCACAGCCTTTGGCAAAATGATGAGTGCCCACAGAGGAGAGGTCACATGCTCAGTCACCACCGCACAT CCTCTGGATGAAGCTAATCTTGCAGAGCTGAAGATGGCACTGAATGGTTTCCTGGCAAAGGGAGAGTCCATCAAGCTTGAGACCAAG TCTGATCCCTCTATCCTTGGGGGCATGATCGTCAGCATTGGTGATAAATATGTGGACATGTCTACCAAGACAAAGGTCCAGAAGCTCACAAAACTGATCAGGGAGACCTAA
- the LOC113053128 gene encoding sodium/myo-inositol cotransporter-like, protein MLKTGPVMEAVDIAVVALYFVLVLAIGLLSMWKANRSTVSGYFLAGRTMNWVVIGASLFVSNIGSEHFIGLAGSGAASGFAVGAWEFNALLLLQLLGWVFVPVYIYSGVYTMPEYLSKRYGGRRLKVYFAALSLLLYIFTKLSVDLYAGALFIQESLGWNLYLSIILLISMTALLTVTGGLAAVIYTDTLQAVLMIGGALTLTIISLVKIGGLEGVREKYMEAIPNVTAILANNNFSFQYTNSCRIHPKPDSLKLLRGPLDEDIPWPGFLLGQTPSSIWYWCADQVIVQRVLAAKNIAHAKGATLMAGILKILPMFIIVIPGMISRILFPDELACIGPEHCMAVCGSQAGCSNIAYPRLVMSVMPVGLRGLMMAVMIAALMSDLDSIFNSASTIFTLDIYKMLRGCASSFELVVVGRLFVIIMVTISIAWVPAIIEMQGGQMYLYIQEMAGYLTPPIAALFLLGVFWKRCNETGAFWGSMTGFVLGTTRLFLGFIYREPKCDQPDERPAFITHVHYMYIAAGLFWISGLVAVCVSLCTSPPEEERIKRTTIWGLKKLKRLPMTEREEMYKLTNGSGDSVLKKDVPEDIQKERCLDGADMKLLMPSSCDQDPMTPSTEASTPMDLIANGHTNLVKQKNQGKCDEKSCLQRFDWICCHKEKTSVIEPKVTEGDERAVREMLYEPPKIKILLNVGLVFVCSLGVFMFVYFSM, encoded by the coding sequence ATGTTAAAAACGGGACCAGTGATGGAGGCAGTGGATATTGcagtggttgcactttattttgtcCTTGTGCTTGCAATTGGTCTCCTCTCCATGTGGAAGGCCAATCGTAGCACTGTCAGCGGCTACTTCCTGGCAGGTCGAACTATGAATTGGGTGGTAATCGGTGCCTCACTGTTTGTCAGCAACATCGGCAGTGAGCATTTCATTGGACTTGCTGGTTCTGGTGCAGCCAGTGGTTTTGCAGTGGGTGCCTGGGAGTTCAATGCCCTTCTGCTTCTGCAGCTGCTCGGATGGGTGTTCGTCCCAGTTTACATCTACTCTGGAGTTTACACCATGCCAGAGTACCTCTCCAAGCGCTATGGAGGCAGGCGGCTAAAGGTTTACTTCGCAGCTCTCTCACTTCTACTGTACATCTTTACTAAACTCTCAGTGGACTTGTACGCAGGAGCTCTTTTCATCCAGGAGTCTCTTGGCTGGAACCTCTACCTGTCGATCATCTTGCTTATCTCCATGACCGCCTTGCTCACAGTAACCGGTGGACTGGCGGCTGTGATCTACACAGACACTCTGCAGGCCGTGCTCATGATTGGCGGTGCGTTAACCCTTACCATCATCAGTCTGGTCAAAATAGGCGGTTTGGAAGGAGTGCGGGAAAAATACATGGAGGCGATCCCCAATGTCACAGCCATCCTTGCTAACAACAACTTCAGCTTTCAGTACACAAACTCCTGCAGAATTCATCCCAAGCCAGATTCCCTCAAGCTCCTACGAGGGCCGCTTGATGAAGACATCCCTTGGCCAGGCTTCCTTTTGGGTCAGACACCCTCATCCATTTGGTACTGGTGTGCTGACCAGGTCATTGTCCAGAGAGTGTTGGCGGCCAAGAATATTGCCCATGCTAAAGGCGCCACACTTATGGCAGGAATACTTAAAATCCTTCCTATGTTCATCATTGTTATACCAGGAATGATCTCCCGAATCTTGTTCCCTGATGAGCTAGCATGCATCGGACCAGAGCACTGCATGGCTGTGTGTGGCAGTCAGGCTGGCTGTTCCAACATCGCCTACCCTCGGCTGGTCATGAGCGTAATGCCGGTGGGTCTCCGAGGGTTGATGATGGCTGTGATGATCGCTGCCCTCATGAGTGACCTGGACTCGATTTTTAATAGCGCTAGCACAATCTTCACATTAGACATTTACAAAATGCTGCGTGGATGTGCCTCCTCCTTTGAGCTAGTGGTCGTCGGCAGGTTGTTTGTGATAATCATGGTGACTATCAGCATCGCTTGGGTGCCTGCCATTATTGAGATGCAAGGTGGCCAGATGTACTTGTACATTCAGGAAATGGCAGGATACCTCACACCTCCCATTGCTGCCCTCTTTCTGCTTGGAGTCTTCTGGAAACGTTGCAATGAGACCGGCGCATTTTGGGGCAGCATGACTGGGTTCGTACTGGGCACCACCCGCCTCTTCCTTGGGTTCATATATCGGGAGCCAAAATGTGACCAGCCGGATGAACGCCCGGCTTTCATCACACATGTCCACTACATGTACATTGCTGCCGGGCTGTTTTGGATCTCTGGGCTGGTGgctgtgtgtgtcagtctgtgcACATCACCCCCAGAAGAGGAGAGGATCAAGCGGACCACAATCTGGGGCTTGAAAAAACTTAAACGCCTTCCTATGACAGAACGAGAAGAGATGTACAAACTCACTAATGGCAGTGGCGACAGTGTTCTCAAGAAAGATGTTCCTGAAGACATCCAGAAGGAGAGATGTCTTGATGGGGCTGACATGAAACTCCTTATGCCATCCTCTTGTGACCAAGATCCCATGACCCCCAGCACTGAGGCATCCACACCGATGGATCTTATTGCCAATGGTCATACAAATCTTGTAAAACAGAAGAATCAAGGCAAGTGTGATGAAAAGAGCTGCCTTCAGCGGTTTGACTGGATCTGTTGTCACAAAGAGAAGACGTCTGTTATCGAACCCAAAGTCACTGAGGGAGATGAAAGAGCTGTACGTGAAATGCTTTATGAACCTCCTAAGATCAAGATCTTACTTAACGTAGGCCTGGTATTCGTCTGTTCACTGGGTGTTTTCATGTTTGTGTACTTCTCCATGTAA